One Dioscorea cayenensis subsp. rotundata cultivar TDr96_F1 chromosome 15, TDr96_F1_v2_PseudoChromosome.rev07_lg8_w22 25.fasta, whole genome shotgun sequence genomic region harbors:
- the LOC120277383 gene encoding alpha-(1,4)-fucosyltransferase-like: MLLRSKPILSYAAPMMAFALTLLLLSHFLEFPSLSTPLPVSPDRTTTPNSPFSDLLSAFSLWDSHVGCPRFRNRLAAWSPNASALQAVDARECSGIGISHVSVLVKGWTWIPDNLDNLYSCRCGLTCLWTKSPVLADKPDALLFENVMPPSTRRNGEPLRVYIDLEASRKPSGFEDIFIGYHAKDDVQTTYAGSLFRNNRNFHISTQKRNDTLVYWSSSRCLPQRNSLAKQFLSLVPSHSFGKCLNNVGGLDIAPTLYPECSNSDNSAPHWWDHLHCAMSHYKFVLAIENTMTESYITEKLYYALDSGSVPIYFGAPNVWDFVPPNSIIDGSKFSSLEELASYVKQLANDPVAYAEYHAWRRCGVVGNYGKARAASLDTLPCRLCEFVSQKGGRSATTL; encoded by the exons ATGCTTCTGAGATCGAAGCCGATCCTTAGCTACGCCGCCCCGATGATGGCCTTCGCCCtcaccctcctcctcctctcccatttcctcgagttcccCTCCCTCTCCACCCCTCTCCCCGTCTCACCTGATCGCACCACCACCCCCAACTCCCCCTTCTCCGATCTCCTCTCCGCCTTCTCCCTCTGGGACTCCCATGTTGGCTGCCCACGCTTTCGCAACCGCCTCGCCGCTTGGTCACCCAACGCATCTGCTCTGCAGGCCGTTGACGCCCGCGAATGCTCGGGGATCGGGATTTCGCATGTCAGCGTGTTGGTCAAGGGTTGGACTTGGATCCCTGACAATCTCGATAACTTGTATTCATGCCGCTGTGGGTTGACTTGTTTGTGGACCAAGTCTCCGGTGCTCGCTGATAAGCCTGATGCTCTGCTGTTCGAGAATGTAATGCCTCCTTCCACG AGACGAAATGGTGAACCTCTCCGTGTTTACATAGATCTTGAAGCAAGCAGGAAACCATCAGGATTTGAGGACATCTTCATTGGTTATCATGCCAAAGATGATGTTCAAACTACTTATGCTGGTTCATTGTTCCGTAACAATCGGAACTTCCACATATCCACTCAAAAAAGAAAT GACACTCTTGTCTATTGGTCATCTTCAAGGTGCCTTCCCCAAAGGAACAGTCTTGCGAAGCAGTTTCTCTCCCTTGTCCCTAGCCATTCCTTCGGCAAGTGCCTGAACAATGTCGGAGGTCTTGACATTGCTCCAACCCTTTACCCGGAGTGCTCCAACAGTGACAACTCTGCTCCTCATTGGTGGGATCACCTACACTGTGCCATGTCGCATTACAAGTTTGTTCTTGCCATTGAGAACACTATGACTGAAAGTTACATCACGGAGAAGCTTTACTATGCATTAGACTCCGGTTCTGTGCCTATCTATTTCGGAGCTCCAAATGTATGGGATTTCGTTCCGCCAAATTCCATTATAGATGGGTCAAAGTTCAGTTCTCTCGAGGAGTTGGCTTCGTACGTCAAGCAGCTTGCAAATGATCCTGTTGCTTATGCCGAATACCATGCTTGGAGAAGGTGTGGCGTCGTTGGCAACTATGGCAAGGCCCGTGCCGCCAGCCTCGACACATTGCCGTGCCGTTTATGTGAATTTGTGAGCCAAAAGGGTGGCAGGAGTGCAACTACATTGTGA
- the LOC120277384 gene encoding alpha-(1,4)-fucosyltransferase-like, whose amino-acid sequence MLLRSKPILSYAAPMMAFALTLLLLSHFLEFPSLSTPLPVSPTRTTTPNSPFSDLLSAFSLWDSHVGCPRFRNRLAAWSPNASALQTVDARECSGIGISHVSVLVKGWTWIPDNLDNLYSCRCGLTCLWTKSPVLADKPDALLFENVMPPSKRRNGEPLRVYMDLEASRKPSGFEDIFIGYHAKDDVQTTYAGSLFHNNRNYHISTQKRNDTLVYWSSSRCLPQRNGLAKRFLSLVPSHSFGKCMNNVGGLDMALTLYPECSNSDNYAPHWWDHLHCAMSHYKFVLAIENTMTESYVTEKLYYALDSGSVPIYFGAPNVWDFIPPNSIIDGSKFSSLEELASYVKQLANDPVAYAEYHAWRRCGVIGNYGKARAASLDTLPCRLCEFVSRKGGRSATTL is encoded by the exons ATGCTTCTGAGATCGAAGCCGATCCTTAGCTACGCCGCCCCGATGATGGCCTTCGCCCtcaccctcctcctcctctcccatttcctcgagttcccCTCCCTCTCCACTCCTCTCCCCGTCTCACCTACCCGCACCACCACCCCCAACTCCCCCTTCTCCGATCTCCTCTCCGCCTTCTCCCTTTGGGACTCCCACGTCGGCTGCCCACGCTTCCGCAACCGCCTCGCCGCTTGGTCACCCAACGCATCTGCTCTGCAGACCGTTGACGCCCGCGAATGCTCAGGGATCGGGATTTCGCATGTCAGCGTGTTGGTCAAGGGTTGGACTTGGATCCCTGACAATCTCGATAACTTGTATTCTTGCCGCTGTGGTTTGACTTGTTTGTGGACCAAGTCTCCGGTGCTCGCTGATAAGCCTGATGCTCTGCTGTTCGAGAATGTAATGCCTCCTTCCAAG AGACGAAATGGTGAACCTCTCCGTGTTTACATGGATCTTGAAGCAAGCAGGAAACCATCAGGATTTGAGGACATCTTCATTGGTTATCATGCCAAAGATGATGTTCAAACTACTTATGCTGGTTCATTGTTCCATAACAATCGGAACTACCACATATCCACTCAAAAAAGAAAT GACACTCTTGTCTATTGGTCATCTTCAAGGTGCCTTCCCCAAAGGAACGGTCTTGCCAAGCGGTTCCTCTCCCTTGTTCCTAGCCATTCCTTTGGCAAGTGCATGAACAATGTCGGAGGTCTTGACATGGCACTAACCCTTTACCCGGAGTGCTCCAACAGTGACAACTATGCTCCGCATTGGTGGGATCACCTACACTGCGCCATGTCGCATTACAAGTTTGTTCTTGCCATTGAGAACACTATGACTGAAAGTTACGTCACGGAGAAGCTTTACTATGCATTAGACTCCGGTTCTGTGCCTATCTATTTCGGAGCTCCAAATGTATGGGATTTCATCCCGCCAAATTCCATTATAGATGGATCAAAGTTCAGCTCTCTCGAGGAGTTGGCTTCGTATGTCAAGCAGCTTGCAAATGATCCTGTTGCTTATGCCGAATACCATGCTTGGAGAAGGTGTGGCGTCATTGGCAACTATGGCAAGGCCCGTGCCGCCAGCCTCGACACATTGCCATGCCGTTTATGTGAATTTGTGAGCCGAAAGGGTGGCAGGAGTGCAACTACATTGTGA